Proteins encoded by one window of Rhodobium gokarnense:
- the prmC gene encoding peptide chain release factor N(5)-glutamine methyltransferase codes for MPDGPVRLGDLLRQVRARLAQAGIEGTETDARLLVGAALDIAPLRLALEADRFVTSSECTRIENLVARRAAREPVGRILGTREFWGHSFRLSPDTLEPRADTETVVEAALGFLDDTGRRSAPLRIADLGTGSGALLVALLSECPKAEGIGTDLAPGALAMARENAVAAGVGDRAAFAAMNYGDGLRPGFDLVLSNPPYIASGEIAGLDPEVRDHDPARALDGGADGLNAYRAIAADAARLLAPGGGLVVETGAGQAGDVAGLFTDVGLAGVSVYTDLAGHDRVVAARRPDCGKRTAGIRQNGN; via the coding sequence ATGCCTGACGGGCCGGTCCGGCTCGGCGACCTTTTACGGCAGGTCCGGGCCCGGCTGGCGCAAGCGGGCATCGAGGGCACGGAGACGGACGCGCGCCTTCTCGTCGGTGCCGCCCTCGATATTGCGCCGCTCCGGCTGGCGCTGGAGGCGGATCGTTTCGTCACATCTTCGGAATGCACGCGGATCGAGAACCTTGTTGCCCGGCGCGCCGCGCGCGAGCCTGTCGGACGCATCCTCGGCACGCGGGAGTTCTGGGGCCATTCGTTCAGGCTGTCGCCGGACACGCTGGAGCCGCGGGCCGATACCGAAACGGTGGTCGAGGCTGCGCTCGGCTTCCTCGACGACACCGGCCGCCGATCGGCGCCGCTGCGGATCGCCGACCTCGGCACAGGGTCCGGCGCGCTTCTCGTCGCGCTCCTGTCGGAATGTCCGAAGGCCGAAGGCATCGGGACCGATCTAGCGCCCGGCGCACTCGCCATGGCGCGGGAAAATGCGGTTGCGGCCGGCGTCGGCGACCGCGCGGCCTTTGCCGCCATGAACTACGGCGACGGGCTGCGCCCCGGTTTCGACCTCGTCCTCTCCAACCCGCCCTATATCGCCAGCGGCGAGATCGCCGGGCTCGACCCGGAGGTGCGCGATCACGATCCGGCCCGTGCGCTCGACGGCGGTGCCGACGGGCTGAACGCCTACCGTGCAATCGCCGCGGATGCAGCGCGCCTGCTCGCCCCCGGCGGCGGGCTTGTCGTTGAGACCGGTGCCGGGCAGGCCGGCGATGTTGCGGGGTTGTTCACGGATGTCGGTCTTGCCGGCGTTTCTGTATACACGGACCTTGCCGGACACGACCGGGTTGTTGCGGCGCGTCGCCCCGATTGCGGCAAAAGAACCGCAGGTATTAGGCAAAACGGAAATTAG
- a CDS encoding Flp family type IVb pilin, translated as MRSRIVIGVRPAPCVLGRLVFVSMECSLMGRFLSGARRFWRDERGMGALDFALISASLAMALSVGLLALGLGIQPAKERQYAEAPDGVDMLITGSITAARKDAATAPSAVTCPQLPPVILRR; from the coding sequence GTGCGATCCCGTATCGTCATCGGCGTTCGGCCGGCGCCTTGCGTGCTTGGCCGGCTGGTTTTCGTGTCGATGGAGTGTTCGCTCATGGGTCGGTTTCTTTCGGGCGCCCGCCGTTTCTGGCGCGATGAGCGCGGGATGGGCGCCCTTGATTTCGCGTTGATCTCGGCCTCGCTCGCGATGGCCCTGTCGGTGGGGTTGCTGGCGCTCGGCCTTGGTATTCAGCCGGCTAAGGAACGCCAATATGCGGAGGCGCCGGACGGCGTCGACATGCTGATCACCGGCTCAATCACCGCTGCCCGCAAGGACGCGGCGACGGCGCCGAGCGCGGTCACCTGCCCGCAACTGCCGCCGGTCATCCTGCGTCGCTAG
- the grxC gene encoding glutaredoxin 3 translates to MPEIVIYTRKFCGYCSSAKRLLAEKGAEFTEIDATFDPSKRQEMIKRANGGSTFPQIFIGDVHVGGCDELYALERQGKLDPLLAA, encoded by the coding sequence ATGCCCGAAATCGTCATCTACACCCGCAAATTCTGCGGTTATTGCTCTTCGGCAAAACGCCTCCTTGCCGAAAAGGGCGCCGAGTTCACCGAGATCGATGCTACCTTCGACCCGTCGAAACGGCAGGAAATGATCAAAAGGGCGAATGGCGGCAGCACGTTTCCGCAGATATTTATCGGCGACGTCCATGTCGGGGGGTGCGACGAACTCTATGCGCTTGAGCGCCAGGGCAAGCTCGATCCGTTGCTCGCTGCATGA
- a CDS encoding class I SAM-dependent methyltransferase, whose amino-acid sequence MADDSRVFDRELLKTRRRRALARSGEPADFLARIVAEDLAERLKAVTRDFDIAVDLGGIAGAATGAILETGKVDMLIRADDLAGGGPAPGIPITIDAEILPFAESSLDLVVSSLSLQFVNDLPGTLVQIRKALRPDGLFLGTVIGGDTLSELRIALTEAEIEVTGGISPRVAPALDVRDAGALLQRAGFALPVVDRDALTVRYDTLFDLARDLRAMAAANCLAERRRAPTPKALFLRAAEIYAEKFSDPDGRIRATFEVISLSGWAPDESQQKPLKPGSARASLADALNTEKPSDAG is encoded by the coding sequence GTGGCCGACGACAGCCGGGTCTTTGATCGCGAACTCCTGAAGACGCGCCGCCGCCGGGCCCTTGCCCGCAGCGGCGAGCCGGCCGATTTCCTCGCCCGCATCGTTGCCGAAGACCTCGCCGAAAGGCTGAAGGCCGTCACCCGCGACTTCGACATCGCCGTCGACCTCGGCGGCATCGCGGGCGCGGCCACGGGCGCCATCCTGGAAACCGGCAAGGTCGACATGCTCATCCGCGCCGACGACCTCGCCGGAGGCGGTCCGGCGCCGGGCATCCCCATCACCATCGATGCCGAGATCCTGCCCTTTGCCGAATCGTCCCTCGACCTCGTCGTCTCCTCGCTCTCCCTGCAATTCGTCAACGACCTGCCGGGAACCCTCGTCCAGATCCGCAAGGCGCTGCGGCCGGACGGCCTGTTCCTCGGCACCGTCATCGGCGGCGATACACTGAGCGAACTGAGGATCGCGCTCACCGAGGCCGAAATCGAGGTCACCGGCGGCATCAGCCCGCGCGTTGCCCCGGCGCTGGACGTGCGCGATGCCGGCGCTCTATTGCAGCGGGCGGGCTTCGCCCTTCCGGTCGTCGACCGCGACGCCCTCACCGTGCGCTACGACACGCTGTTCGACCTCGCCCGCGACTTGCGGGCGATGGCCGCCGCCAACTGCCTTGCCGAGCGCCGGCGGGCGCCGACGCCGAAGGCCCTGTTCCTGAGGGCGGCGGAAATCTATGCGGAGAAATTCAGCGATCCGGACGGGCGCATCCGCGCCACCTTCGAGGTGATCTCGCTGTCCGGCTGGGCACCCGACGAGAGCCAGCAAAAGCCGCTGAAGCCCGGCTCGGCGAGGGCAAGTCTCGCCGATGCCCTCAATACGGAAAAACCTAGCGACGCAGGATGA
- a CDS encoding Flp family type IVb pilin, producing the protein MAEKTYLTVSKRQFSDLLRCFAADERGTTAIEYALVAIITGVMAITAISQLGTELSENYFGRILEMYPGSS; encoded by the coding sequence ATGGCGGAAAAGACCTACCTTACGGTTTCAAAACGACAATTTTCCGATCTGCTACGGTGTTTTGCTGCCGACGAACGCGGCACGACCGCGATCGAATACGCGCTCGTTGCGATAATCACGGGCGTCATGGCGATCACCGCTATCAGCCAGTTGGGCACGGAGTTATCGGAAAACTACTTCGGGCGAATCCTGGAGATGTATCCGGGGTCCTCCTGA
- a CDS encoding DUF1178 family protein → MIRYQLVCGNGHDLEIWFRGSDDCDRQIAEGAISCPHCGNREIAKRLMAPSVVTARSRAAPPADQAHSDASSQGGAAPQPAAKVPVPVAAPAPAQAPEISGHLSDKQMTKLVEMVREVKKFVTENAENVGKEFPKVARAMHFGDEEKRGIYGEATLEDAAELLEEGIDVLPLPRLPEEHN, encoded by the coding sequence ATGATCCGCTACCAACTCGTCTGCGGCAACGGCCACGACCTGGAGATCTGGTTCCGCGGCTCCGACGACTGCGACCGGCAGATCGCCGAGGGCGCGATCTCCTGTCCCCATTGCGGCAACCGCGAGATCGCCAAGCGGCTGATGGCGCCGTCGGTGGTGACGGCACGCTCGCGCGCGGCGCCGCCTGCGGACCAGGCGCATTCGGATGCGTCCTCGCAGGGCGGCGCGGCCCCGCAGCCGGCGGCCAAGGTTCCGGTGCCCGTCGCCGCGCCGGCACCCGCGCAGGCGCCTGAGATCTCCGGCCATCTCAGTGACAAGCAGATGACGAAGCTGGTCGAGATGGTGCGCGAGGTGAAGAAATTCGTCACCGAGAACGCGGAAAACGTCGGCAAGGAATTCCCGAAGGTCGCCCGGGCGATGCATTTCGGCGACGAGGAAAAGCGCGGCATCTACGGCGAGGCGACCCTCGAGGATGCCGCGGAGCTTCTGGAAGAGGGCATTGACGTTCTGCCGCTGCCGAGGCTGCCGGAAGAGCACAACTGA
- a CDS encoding ComF family protein — MPDPAFADTAIAPEPGRLRRAGSAIGSAGRALFDLVLPPVCMACRQPVAVADALCADCWSRLTLIDKPYCARLGIPFSYDLGEGALSAEAIADPPPFERARAAAVFDDVARDIVHGFKYRDHTEHVRLMARLMARAGRELLMEADVIVPVPLHRWRLWRRRFNQAALLGAEISRLAGVAFDPLILHRIRATQHQVGLTGSERDRNVRGAFRVPAERRPAVAGKRVLLIDDVLTSGATVKASTRALLRGGAQSVDVLVFARVVGKETGII; from the coding sequence ATGCCGGATCCCGCCTTTGCCGATACTGCTATCGCGCCCGAACCGGGACGGCTTCGGCGTGCCGGCTCCGCGATCGGTTCCGCCGGGCGCGCGCTGTTCGATCTGGTTCTGCCGCCCGTTTGCATGGCCTGCCGGCAGCCGGTGGCGGTGGCCGATGCGCTGTGCGCGGACTGCTGGTCGCGGCTGACCCTGATCGACAAGCCCTATTGCGCCCGGCTCGGCATTCCGTTCTCCTACGATCTCGGCGAGGGCGCGCTCAGCGCCGAGGCGATCGCCGATCCGCCGCCGTTCGAGCGGGCGCGGGCCGCCGCCGTCTTCGACGACGTCGCCCGCGACATCGTCCATGGCTTCAAATATCGCGACCACACCGAGCATGTGCGCCTGATGGCGCGGCTGATGGCGCGGGCCGGGAGGGAACTCCTCATGGAGGCGGACGTCATCGTGCCGGTGCCGCTGCATCGCTGGCGGCTGTGGCGGCGGCGCTTCAACCAGGCGGCGCTGCTCGGGGCGGAAATTTCCCGGCTCGCCGGCGTAGCCTTCGACCCGCTCATCCTCCACCGCATTCGCGCCACCCAGCACCAGGTCGGGCTGACCGGCAGCGAGCGGGACCGCAATGTGCGCGGGGCATTCCGGGTGCCCGCGGAGCGGCGCCCGGCCGTCGCGGGCAAGCGGGTTCTTCTCATCGACGACGTGCTGACCTCCGGTGCCACGGTCAAGGCTTCGACCAGGGCGCTTCTTCGCGGCGGCGCACAATCGGTTGATGTACTTGTTTTCGCAAGGGTTGTCGGGAAGGAAACGGGCATAATATAA
- the ubiG gene encoding bifunctional 2-polyprenyl-6-hydroxyphenol methylase/3-demethylubiquinol 3-O-methyltransferase UbiG has protein sequence MTAAAPEKKTAEPPFAETGTVDADEVARFSAMADAWWDPTGKFRPLHKINPVRLAYIRDTVTRQLRRDAKADKPLKGLKLLDIGCGGGLLSEPMARLGATVVGADPSRNNIETARVHAERSGVEIDYRQTTAEDIAAGGEKFDVILNMEVVEHVADVDLFLKTCADLLKPGGIMTVATLNRTLKAYALAIVGAEYILRWLPRGTHQWEKFLKPAELQASLEAAGLEVIDRSGIVFDPLRDQWNASPDMSVNYMLATQKPME, from the coding sequence ATGACCGCAGCCGCCCCGGAAAAGAAAACGGCCGAGCCCCCCTTTGCGGAAACGGGGACAGTCGACGCCGACGAGGTCGCGCGGTTCTCCGCCATGGCCGACGCCTGGTGGGACCCGACCGGCAAGTTCCGGCCGCTGCACAAGATCAATCCGGTCCGGCTCGCCTATATCCGCGACACCGTGACCCGCCAGTTGCGGCGCGACGCCAAGGCGGACAAACCGCTGAAGGGCCTGAAGCTTCTCGACATCGGCTGCGGCGGCGGGCTGCTTTCCGAACCGATGGCGCGGCTCGGCGCAACGGTCGTCGGCGCCGATCCCTCCCGCAACAACATCGAGACCGCGCGGGTCCATGCCGAGCGCAGCGGAGTTGAGATCGACTACCGGCAGACGACGGCGGAAGACATCGCCGCGGGCGGGGAAAAATTCGACGTCATCCTCAACATGGAAGTGGTCGAGCACGTCGCCGACGTCGACCTTTTCCTGAAGACCTGCGCTGACTTGCTGAAGCCGGGCGGGATCATGACCGTCGCCACCCTCAACCGCACCCTGAAGGCCTATGCGCTGGCCATCGTCGGCGCGGAATATATCCTGCGCTGGCTGCCGCGCGGCACCCACCAGTGGGAAAAGTTCCTGAAGCCGGCGGAACTGCAGGCCTCGCTTGAGGCCGCCGGGCTCGAGGTCATCGACCGCTCCGGCATCGTCTTCGATCCCCTGCGCGACCAGTGGAACGCCTCGCCGGACATGAGCGTCAACTACATGCTGGCGACACAGAAGCCGATGGAATAG
- the ptsP gene encoding phosphoenolpyruvate--protein phosphotransferase: MRRTLAGPRLLLRRLREVMAEEISPQERLDKIVVLIAANMVAEVCSIYLLRADRQLELFATEGLNRTAVHRTSLRLGEGLVGLIAAEAEPLNLTDASAHPSFAYKPETGEEIYHSFLGVPVLRAGQTLGVLVVQNRAKRTYTDEEIEALQTTAMVIAEMVAAREPGAMFPQANQLDARRTMQIEGQPLADGVGLGEVVLHEPRVVVTNLIAEDANTELDRLEAAVDKLRLSLDRMLASRDVAHHGEHRDVLEAYRMFANDRGWVRRIEEAIGNGLTAEAAVEKVQNDTRARMMRQTDPYLRERLHDIDDLTNRLLRELVGVPMSISAKDLPKDAIIVARNMGAAELLDYERGRVRGLVFEEAGPTSHATIIARALGIPAVGQVAGVTSLCESGDSIIADGSTGVVQLRPPTDVQNAYAEKVRFRARRQAQYKRLRHRPSVTLDGEEISLMLNAGLTVDLPHLEEAGAAGIGLFRTEIPFMVAQTFPRMREQTGLYENVISAAGERPVVFRTLDIGGDKVLPYLRAVQEENPAMGWRAVRLGLDRPALLRTQQRALLRASAGRRLRLMFPMVTETGEFEQARAILERDKLHLKKHGHDVPAEIKLGTMIEVPSLLFELDELFRIVDFASVGSNDLFHFLTATDRGNPRVAERYDAMSAPFLRVLKTIVDRAAVADVPLSICGEMAGRPLEAMALIALGYRTLSMSPSAIGPVKAMLRKLKANELRARLLPRLEAGRWDGDLRLFLKSYADDQNIPV; encoded by the coding sequence ATGCGCAGGACGCTCGCCGGACCAAGACTGTTGCTCCGCCGTCTTCGTGAGGTGATGGCCGAGGAGATCAGTCCTCAGGAACGGCTCGACAAAATCGTGGTGCTGATCGCTGCCAACATGGTGGCGGAAGTCTGCTCGATCTATTTGCTTCGGGCCGACCGGCAGCTCGAGCTGTTCGCCACGGAAGGCCTCAACCGGACCGCCGTCCACCGCACCAGCCTCAGGCTCGGCGAAGGCCTCGTCGGCTTGATCGCGGCCGAGGCCGAGCCGCTCAACCTCACCGACGCCAGCGCCCATCCGTCTTTTGCCTACAAGCCGGAGACGGGCGAGGAGATCTACCACTCCTTTCTCGGCGTGCCGGTGCTGCGCGCCGGCCAGACGCTCGGCGTCCTCGTCGTCCAGAACCGGGCCAAGCGCACCTATACCGACGAGGAGATCGAGGCGCTGCAGACGACGGCGATGGTGATCGCCGAGATGGTCGCCGCGCGTGAGCCAGGGGCGATGTTCCCGCAGGCGAACCAGCTCGATGCGCGCCGGACCATGCAGATCGAGGGCCAGCCGCTGGCCGACGGCGTCGGCCTCGGCGAGGTCGTGCTGCACGAGCCGCGGGTGGTCGTCACCAACCTCATTGCCGAGGACGCCAACACCGAGCTCGACCGTCTGGAAGCCGCCGTCGACAAGCTGCGGCTGTCGCTCGACCGGATGCTGGCGAGCCGCGACGTCGCCCATCACGGCGAGCACCGGGACGTCCTGGAAGCCTACCGCATGTTTGCCAACGACCGCGGCTGGGTGCGGCGCATCGAGGAGGCGATCGGCAACGGCCTGACCGCCGAGGCGGCGGTGGAAAAGGTCCAGAACGACACCCGGGCGCGGATGATGCGCCAGACCGACCCCTATTTGCGCGAGCGGCTGCACGACATCGACGACCTGACCAACCGCTTGCTGCGCGAACTGGTCGGCGTGCCGATGTCGATCTCGGCCAAGGACCTGCCGAAGGACGCCATCATCGTCGCCCGCAACATGGGGGCCGCCGAACTCCTCGACTATGAGCGCGGCCGGGTGCGCGGCCTCGTCTTCGAAGAGGCGGGACCGACGAGCCATGCGACGATCATCGCCCGGGCGCTCGGCATTCCCGCCGTCGGCCAGGTCGCGGGCGTCACATCGCTCTGCGAATCGGGCGATTCCATCATCGCCGATGGCAGCACCGGCGTCGTCCAGTTGCGCCCGCCGACGGACGTCCAGAACGCCTATGCGGAAAAGGTCCGGTTCCGGGCGCGGCGCCAGGCCCAGTACAAGCGGCTGCGGCACCGCCCGTCCGTCACCCTCGACGGCGAGGAAATTTCGCTGATGCTGAATGCGGGCCTCACCGTCGACCTGCCGCATCTGGAGGAGGCGGGGGCCGCCGGCATCGGGCTGTTCCGCACCGAGATCCCGTTCATGGTCGCCCAGACCTTTCCGCGCATGCGCGAGCAGACCGGGCTCTATGAGAACGTCATTTCGGCCGCGGGCGAGCGCCCCGTCGTGTTCCGCACCCTCGATATCGGCGGTGACAAGGTGCTGCCGTATCTGCGCGCGGTGCAGGAGGAGAATCCGGCAATGGGCTGGCGCGCCGTGCGCCTCGGCCTCGACCGGCCGGCGCTCCTGCGCACCCAGCAGCGGGCGCTGCTGCGCGCCTCGGCGGGTCGGCGCCTCAGGCTGATGTTCCCGATGGTGACGGAGACCGGCGAGTTCGAGCAGGCGCGCGCGATCCTTGAGCGCGACAAGCTGCACCTGAAGAAGCACGGCCACGACGTCCCGGCCGAGATCAAGCTCGGCACCATGATCGAGGTGCCCTCGCTGCTGTTCGAGCTCGACGAGCTGTTCCGCATCGTCGATTTCGCCTCGGTCGGCTCCAACGACCTGTTCCATTTCCTCACCGCCACCGACCGCGGCAATCCGCGGGTGGCGGAGCGCTACGACGCCATGTCGGCGCCGTTCCTGCGCGTCCTGAAGACCATCGTCGACCGGGCGGCCGTTGCCGACGTGCCGCTCAGCATCTGCGGCGAGATGGCCGGCCGGCCGCTGGAGGCGATGGCGCTGATCGCGCTCGGCTACCGCACGCTCTCCATGTCGCCCTCGGCGATCGGCCCGGTGAAGGCGATGCTGCGCAAGCTGAAGGCGAACGAACTGCGCGCGCGCTTGCTTCCGCGGCTGGAGGCCGGGCGCTGGGACGGCGATCTGCGCCTGTTCCTGAAAAGCTACGCCGACGACCAGAACATTCCCGTCTAG
- the prfA gene encoding peptide chain release factor 1, with translation MLAQEKLDSLITRFSNLEQAMAENPEPEIYIRLSREYAEMQPVVEKIRALQSARADLSGLDELLEDGDTDREMRELAEAERPDLEETVERLLQEIQFALLPKDVADDKNVIIEVRAGTGGDEAALFAGDLYRMYERYAALRGWKVEEMSATEGEVGGYKEIIATITGAGVFARLKFESGVHRVQRVPATESGGRIHTSAATVAVLPKAEDVDIEIRNEDIRIDTMRASGAGGQHVNTTDSAVRITHIPTGIVVVQAEKSQHQNRARAMEILRTRLFDMERQKAADERAEARRVQVGSGDRSERIRTYNFPQGRVTDHRIGLTLYKLNEILIGEGLDELIDALITDHQATLLAAVEEDA, from the coding sequence ATGCTCGCACAGGAAAAACTCGACAGTCTCATTACCCGCTTCTCCAACCTGGAACAGGCGATGGCGGAAAACCCCGAGCCGGAGATCTATATCCGGCTGTCGCGGGAATACGCCGAGATGCAGCCGGTCGTGGAAAAGATCCGGGCGCTGCAGTCCGCGCGCGCCGATCTTTCCGGCCTCGACGAACTGCTTGAGGACGGCGATACCGACAGGGAAATGCGCGAGCTCGCCGAGGCGGAGCGTCCGGACCTTGAGGAGACGGTCGAGCGGCTCTTGCAGGAGATTCAATTCGCGCTCCTGCCCAAGGACGTGGCCGACGACAAGAACGTCATCATCGAGGTGCGCGCCGGCACCGGCGGCGACGAGGCGGCGCTGTTCGCCGGCGATCTCTATCGCATGTACGAACGCTATGCGGCGCTGCGCGGCTGGAAGGTGGAGGAGATGTCGGCGACCGAGGGCGAGGTCGGCGGCTACAAGGAGATCATCGCGACGATCACCGGGGCGGGCGTCTTTGCCCGGCTGAAGTTCGAATCGGGTGTCCACCGGGTGCAGCGGGTGCCGGCAACGGAATCGGGCGGGCGCATCCATACGTCGGCGGCGACCGTTGCGGTGCTGCCGAAGGCGGAAGACGTCGACATCGAGATCCGCAACGAGGACATCCGCATCGACACCATGCGCGCCTCCGGCGCCGGCGGCCAGCACGTCAACACGACGGACTCCGCCGTGCGCATCACCCATATCCCGACCGGCATCGTTGTCGTCCAGGCGGAAAAGTCGCAGCACCAGAACCGGGCCCGGGCGATGGAAATCCTGCGCACGCGCCTGTTCGACATGGAGCGCCAGAAGGCGGCCGACGAGCGAGCCGAGGCGCGGCGCGTCCAGGTCGGCTCCGGCGACCGCTCGGAGCGCATCCGCACCTACAATTTCCCGCAAGGCCGGGTGACCGATCACCGCATCGGCCTCACGCTCTACAAGCTCAACGAGATCCTCATCGGCGAGGGTCTCGACGAGCTGATCGACGCGCTCATCACCGATCACCAGGCAACGCTGCTGGCGGCCGTTGAAGAAGATGCCTGA
- a CDS encoding carbon-nitrogen hydrolase family protein: MGAFQAACVQLRAGRSVSNNIDEAVSLIRQAALGGARFVQTPEQTALMELDRKMLFENITPEACDRSLARLRRLADDLNIWLHIGSLAVRVGPDKAANRGYLISPTGGIAARYDKIHMFDVDLDGGESYRESATYQPGSAVAVADLPWIRLGFSICYDLRFAYLYRALARAGAGLLTAPAAFTKQTGAAHWHVLLRARAIETGSFVIAAAQGGHHENGRDTFGHSLIINPWGEILAEAGTDPGVIQAMIDPAEVDAARKRIPALTHDRDIETEGLPGPFESTSE, from the coding sequence ATGGGCGCTTTTCAAGCCGCCTGTGTCCAGCTTCGGGCCGGACGAAGCGTTTCCAACAATATCGACGAGGCGGTTTCGCTGATCCGTCAGGCAGCGCTCGGCGGTGCCCGGTTCGTGCAGACGCCCGAGCAGACGGCGCTGATGGAGCTCGACCGCAAGATGTTGTTCGAGAACATCACGCCGGAAGCCTGCGATCGGAGCCTGGCACGGCTGAGGCGTCTCGCCGACGACCTCAATATCTGGCTCCATATCGGATCGCTGGCCGTGCGCGTCGGGCCCGACAAGGCCGCCAACCGCGGCTATCTGATCTCGCCGACCGGCGGGATCGCGGCCCGCTACGACAAGATCCACATGTTCGACGTCGATCTCGACGGCGGCGAATCCTATCGGGAATCGGCGACCTATCAGCCGGGCTCGGCCGTGGCCGTCGCCGACCTTCCCTGGATCCGCCTCGGCTTTTCGATCTGCTACGATTTGCGTTTTGCTTATCTCTACCGGGCGCTGGCACGGGCCGGGGCCGGGCTTTTGACCGCGCCGGCCGCCTTCACCAAGCAGACGGGCGCAGCCCACTGGCACGTGCTCCTGCGCGCCCGGGCGATCGAGACCGGCTCCTTCGTCATTGCAGCGGCCCAGGGCGGGCATCACGAGAACGGACGTGATACATTCGGGCACAGCCTGATCATCAACCCGTGGGGCGAGATCCTCGCCGAGGCCGGCACCGATCCCGGCGTCATCCAGGCGATGATCGATCCGGCCGAGGTGGATGCGGCCCGCAAGCGCATCCCGGCCCTGACCCACGACCGGGACATCGAGACGGAGGGGCTGCCCGGGCCTTTCGAAAGCACGAGCGAATGA
- a CDS encoding aspartate kinase — MARLVMKFGGTSVADIDRIRNVARHVKREVDAGHQVAVVVSAMAGETNKLVALAREASPLHDAREYDAVVASGEQVSSGLLALVLQAMGVDARSWQGWQIPIKTDAAHSVARIEEIDGGRLIERLEQNQVAVVAGFQGISPDNRIATLGRGGSDTSAVAIAAAINADRCDIYTDVDGVYTTDPRIVARARRLEKVSFEEMLEMASLGAKVLQVRSVELAMVKGVRVMVRSSFEDPATATDGANGLPHGTLICDEDEIVEQQVVTGIAYSKEEAQISIRGVADKPGVAADVFVRLADAHINVDMIVQNVSPDGSTTDITFTVPDSSYDQAKQVIESARNTLTYTEIEGVRDVVKVSVVGVGMRSHAGVAARAFQALADRNINILAISTSEIKISVLIDQAYTELAVRTLHSVYGLDKQ, encoded by the coding sequence ATGGCCCGGCTGGTGATGAAATTTGGCGGCACGTCCGTCGCCGATATCGATCGTATTCGCAACGTGGCGCGCCACGTCAAGCGCGAGGTCGACGCAGGCCACCAGGTCGCCGTCGTCGTCTCGGCGATGGCCGGCGAGACCAATAAGCTGGTGGCGCTCGCCCGCGAGGCCTCGCCGCTGCACGATGCCCGCGAATACGACGCGGTGGTCGCCTCCGGCGAACAGGTGTCGTCCGGGCTCCTTGCCCTGGTGCTGCAGGCGATGGGCGTCGATGCCCGCTCCTGGCAGGGCTGGCAGATCCCGATCAAGACCGATGCGGCGCACAGCGTGGCGCGCATCGAGGAGATCGACGGCGGGCGGCTGATCGAGCGGCTGGAACAGAATCAGGTCGCTGTGGTCGCCGGCTTCCAGGGCATTTCCCCGGACAACCGCATCGCGACATTGGGGCGCGGCGGCTCCGATACCAGCGCGGTGGCGATCGCCGCGGCCATCAACGCGGACCGCTGCGACATCTACACCGACGTCGACGGCGTCTACACCACCGATCCGCGGATCGTCGCCCGGGCGCGGCGGCTTGAAAAAGTCTCCTTTGAGGAGATGCTGGAAATGGCCTCGCTCGGCGCCAAGGTGCTGCAGGTGCGCTCCGTCGAGCTTGCCATGGTCAAGGGCGTCCGAGTCATGGTGCGCTCCAGCTTCGAGGATCCGGCAACGGCCACGGACGGCGCCAACGGATTGCCACATGGAACCCTTATCTGCGACGAGGACGAAATCGTGGAACAGCAGGTCGTCACCGGAATCGCCTATTCCAAGGAAGAGGCGCAGATATCGATCCGCGGCGTTGCCGACAAGCCGGGCGTTGCCGCCGACGTCTTCGTCAGGCTCGCCGATGCGCATATCAATGTCGACATGATCGTGCAGAACGTCTCGCCGGACGGATCGACCACGGACATCACCTTCACGGTGCCCGACAGCAGCTACGACCAGGCCAAGCAGGTCATCGAATCGGCCCGCAACACGCTCACCTATACCGAGATCGAGGGCGTGCGCGACGTGGTCAAGGTCTCCGTCGTTGGCGTCGGCATGCGCTCGCACGCCGGCGTTGCGGCCCGCGCCTTCCAGGCTCTTGCCGACCGGAATATCAATATTCTGGCGATCTCCACCTCGGAAATTAAGATTTCCGTATTGATCGACCAAGCCTATACCGAACTTGCGGTGCGGACTTTGCATTCGGTATACGGACTCGACAAACAGTAA